From a single Mycolicibacterium mengxianglii genomic region:
- the ligD gene encoding non-homologous end-joining DNA ligase: protein MIVARVEVSNPDKVLFADGTTKLALAKYYQAVAAIMVPYLADRPISMQRFPDGISEPGFYEKTVPTHFPTWVDTVKVDTADDVQCQVAVNDARSLVYLADQACITIHTWLSRARALESPDQLIFDLDPSVDDLAKVRRATAMTGELLDEIGLTSFVKTTGSRGYHVMVPLRQRETFDETREFAKEVAQVLVGRAPELLTCEQRKANRGDKVYLDVARNGYGQTAVSPYAVRALPGAPVSTPIEWYELDRVAPDEFTVATIPGRLSRRGDAWHGMRRRAHGLDRARDKLSRLS from the coding sequence GTGATCGTCGCCCGCGTGGAGGTCTCCAATCCCGACAAAGTGCTGTTTGCCGACGGCACCACCAAGCTTGCGCTGGCCAAGTATTACCAGGCAGTGGCCGCAATCATGGTGCCCTACCTCGCCGATCGCCCCATCAGCATGCAGCGCTTTCCCGACGGCATCTCCGAGCCGGGCTTTTACGAGAAGACGGTGCCCACGCATTTCCCCACCTGGGTGGACACCGTCAAAGTCGACACCGCCGACGACGTGCAGTGCCAAGTTGCGGTCAACGACGCACGGTCCCTGGTGTACCTGGCCGATCAGGCGTGCATCACGATTCACACGTGGCTCAGCCGTGCCCGCGCATTGGAGTCACCGGATCAGCTGATCTTCGACCTGGATCCTTCGGTCGATGACCTTGCCAAGGTGCGCCGAGCCACCGCCATGACCGGCGAGCTTCTCGACGAGATCGGTTTGACTTCATTCGTCAAGACCACCGGCTCCCGCGGTTACCACGTGATGGTACCGCTTCGGCAGCGCGAAACATTCGACGAGACAAGGGAATTCGCCAAAGAAGTAGCCCAGGTTCTGGTTGGCCGGGCCCCGGAGCTGTTGACCTGTGAGCAACGCAAGGCCAACCGCGGCGACAAGGTGTACCTCGACGTCGCGCGAAACGGCTACGGCCAGACGGCCGTATCGCCCTATGCGGTGCGGGCCCTGCCGGGCGCGCCGGTGTCCACACCGATCGAATGGTACGAACTCGACCGGGTGGCCCCCGATGAATTCACCGTCGCCACCATCCCCGGGCGGCTGTCGCGCCGCGGCGATGCCTGGCACGGGATGCGCCGCCGGGCCCACGGTTTGGATCGGGCCAGGGACAAGCTGTCCCGCCTGAGCTGA
- the whiA gene encoding DNA-binding protein WhiA, with product MTAEVKDELSRLVVNSVSARRAEVASLLRFAGGLHIVSGRVVVEAEVDLGIIARRLRKDIFDLYGYNAVVHVLSASGIRKSTRYVVRVAKDGEALARQTGLLDLRGRPVRGLPAQVVGGSVADAEAAWRGAFLAHGSLTEPGRSSALEVSCPGPEAALALVGAARRLGVSAKAREVRGADRVVVRDGEAIGALLTRMGAQDTRLTWEERRMRREVRATANRLANFDDANLRRSARAAVAAAARVERALHILGDTVPNHLATAGKLRVEHRQASLEELGRLADPPMTKDAVAGRIRRLLSMADRKAKQEGIPDTESAVTPDLLEDS from the coding sequence ATGACTGCCGAGGTGAAAGACGAGCTGAGCCGGCTGGTGGTCAATTCCGTGAGCGCCAGGCGTGCCGAGGTGGCGTCCTTGTTGCGGTTTGCCGGTGGCCTGCACATCGTGTCCGGCCGCGTGGTGGTCGAGGCCGAGGTTGATCTGGGCATCATCGCGCGCCGGCTCCGCAAGGACATCTTCGATCTGTACGGCTACAACGCCGTGGTGCATGTCCTGTCCGCCAGCGGCATCCGTAAGAGCACCCGCTACGTGGTGCGCGTCGCCAAAGACGGCGAAGCGCTGGCGAGGCAGACCGGGCTGCTCGATCTGCGCGGGCGCCCGGTGCGGGGTTTGCCCGCGCAGGTGGTCGGCGGCAGCGTCGCCGATGCCGAGGCGGCCTGGCGCGGCGCCTTTCTGGCGCACGGTTCGTTGACCGAACCCGGCCGGTCCTCCGCCCTGGAAGTGAGTTGCCCGGGGCCCGAGGCGGCGCTGGCGCTGGTCGGTGCGGCGCGACGCCTCGGGGTCAGTGCCAAAGCCCGCGAGGTGCGCGGCGCCGATCGGGTGGTGGTGCGCGACGGGGAAGCCATCGGTGCGCTGTTGACCCGGATGGGCGCCCAGGACACCAGATTGACCTGGGAAGAACGCCGGATGCGGCGTGAGGTCCGTGCGACGGCCAACCGGCTGGCCAATTTCGACGACGCCAATCTGCGCCGGTCGGCCCGGGCCGCGGTGGCCGCGGCTGCACGGGTGGAGCGGGCCCTGCACATCCTCGGTGACACGGTGCCCAACCACCTGGCCACCGCCGGCAAACTGCGCGTCGAGCACCGGCAGGCCTCCCTGGAGGAACTCGGCCGGCTCGCTGACCCGCCCATGACCAAAGATGCAGTGGCCGGCCGTATTCGGCGATTGCTGTCGATGGCGGACCGCAAGGCCAAGCAAGAGGGGATACCCGACACCGAGTCGGCCGTCACCCCCGACCTGCTCGAGGATTCCTGA
- a CDS encoding gluconeogenesis factor YvcK family protein, protein MTTAINRIVALGGGHGLYATLSAARRLTPHITAVVTVADDGGSSGRLRSELDIVPPGDLRMALAALASDSPQGRLWATIIQHRFGGSGALAGHPIGNLMLAGLNEVLADPVAALDELGRILGVRGRVLPMCPIALQIEADVAGLESDPRMSRVIRGQVAIATTPGKVRRVRLLPGSPPATRQAVDAIMNADLVVLGPGSWFTSVIPHVLVPDLVTALRATSARRALVLNLAAEPGETAGFSAERHLHVLAQHAPQFTVHDIIVDAGSVRGERERLQLQRTASVLDARVQFADVSRPGTPLHDPAKLAAALQYVSAGGGDPVVPTTPTSASDVSGPRGDDSWR, encoded by the coding sequence ATGACGACGGCGATCAACCGCATCGTCGCGCTCGGGGGTGGCCACGGGCTGTATGCCACCTTGTCGGCCGCGCGGCGGCTGACACCCCACATCACCGCTGTGGTCACCGTCGCCGACGACGGCGGTTCCTCGGGGCGGCTGCGCAGCGAACTCGATATCGTGCCGCCGGGCGATCTACGAATGGCGTTGGCGGCGTTGGCGTCTGACAGTCCGCAAGGTCGACTGTGGGCGACGATCATCCAGCACCGATTCGGCGGCAGCGGTGCTCTGGCCGGCCACCCGATCGGCAATCTGATGCTCGCCGGTCTCAATGAGGTGCTCGCTGATCCGGTGGCCGCACTCGATGAGCTCGGCCGGATCCTCGGCGTGAGGGGGCGGGTACTGCCGATGTGCCCGATTGCGCTGCAGATCGAGGCCGACGTGGCGGGCCTGGAATCCGATCCGCGGATGAGCCGGGTGATCCGCGGGCAGGTCGCGATCGCGACGACGCCGGGAAAAGTGCGCCGGGTGCGGTTGCTGCCCGGCAGCCCGCCCGCCACCCGGCAGGCGGTGGACGCGATCATGAACGCCGACCTGGTGGTGCTGGGGCCGGGATCCTGGTTCACAAGTGTGATCCCGCACGTGCTGGTTCCCGACCTGGTGACAGCGCTGCGGGCCACATCCGCGCGCCGGGCGCTGGTGCTCAACCTGGCTGCCGAGCCGGGGGAGACGGCGGGCTTTTCCGCCGAACGCCACCTGCACGTACTGGCCCAGCATGCACCCCAGTTCACCGTCCATGACATCATCGTCGACGCTGGCAGTGTGCGGGGCGAGCGCGAACGGCTGCAACTGCAGCGAACGGCGAGCGTCCTCGATGCCCGAGTTCAGTTCGCTGACGTCTCCCGACCTGGTACACCTTTACATGATCCGGCGAAGCTGGCCGCGGCATTGCAATATGTCTCGGCGGGAGGGGGCGATCCGGTGGTACCGACTACGCCGACGTCGGCTTCCGATGTGAGTGGACCGAGAGGTGACGATTCGTGGCGATGA
- the rapZ gene encoding RNase adapter RapZ, whose translation MRSHSDDVSAEPDSGIEVVLVTGLSGAGRGTAAKVLEDLGWYVADNLPPELIARMVDLGLAAGSRITQLAVVMDARSRGFTGDLDSVRTELATRGITPQVLFLESSDDILVRRYEQNRRSHPLQAGMTLAEGIAAERVMLAPVRAGADLVIDTSSLPVPALRASIEQAFGGETVPLTAVTVESFGFKYGLPMDADMVMDVRFLPNPHWVDDLRPHSGQHPAVRDYVLGQPGADRFLETYHELLGLVVEGYRREGKRYMTVAIGCTGGKHRSVAIAEALAGRLTGGDQMSVRVLHRDLGRE comes from the coding sequence ATGCGGTCTCATTCGGACGACGTCAGCGCGGAGCCGGATTCCGGTATCGAGGTGGTACTGGTCACCGGGCTCTCGGGTGCCGGGCGCGGCACGGCGGCCAAGGTCCTCGAGGACCTTGGCTGGTACGTCGCCGACAACCTGCCCCCGGAACTGATCGCGCGGATGGTCGACCTCGGTCTGGCGGCCGGATCGCGGATCACCCAGTTGGCGGTGGTGATGGACGCCCGCTCCCGCGGCTTCACCGGGGACCTCGACTCGGTGCGCACCGAACTGGCCACCCGCGGTATCACGCCGCAGGTGCTGTTCCTGGAGTCCTCCGATGACATCCTGGTGCGCCGCTACGAGCAGAACCGCCGCAGCCATCCGCTGCAGGCCGGGATGACCCTGGCCGAGGGCATCGCCGCCGAGCGGGTGATGCTCGCCCCCGTGCGCGCCGGCGCCGACCTGGTGATCGACACCTCCAGCCTGCCGGTGCCCGCCCTGCGCGCCAGTATCGAGCAGGCGTTCGGCGGCGAGACGGTGCCGCTGACGGCGGTGACGGTGGAATCGTTCGGTTTCAAATACGGATTGCCGATGGACGCCGACATGGTGATGGACGTGCGGTTCCTTCCGAACCCACATTGGGTAGACGACCTACGCCCACATTCCGGTCAGCACCCCGCGGTGCGCGATTACGTGCTGGGTCAGCCGGGCGCGGACAGGTTCCTGGAGACCTACCACGAGCTGTTGGGCCTGGTTGTCGAGGGTTACCGCCGGGAGGGAAAGCGTTACATGACCGTCGCCATCGGCTGCACCGGCGGTAAACACCGCAGTGTTGCCATCGCCGAGGCGCTCGCCGGCCGGCTCACCGGTGGCGACCAGATGTCGGTGCGGGTACTGCACCGCGATCTGGGTCGCGAATGA
- the uvrC gene encoding excinuclease ABC subunit UvrC, producing MPDPSSYRPAPGSIPVEPGVYRFSDIHGRVIYVGKAKSLRSRLNSYFADISGLHPRTRQMVTTAAKVEWTVVGTEVEALQLEYNWIKEYDPRFNVRYRDDKSYPVLAVSLGEEYPRLYVYRGPRRKGVRYFGPYSHAWAIRETLDLLTRVFPARTCSAGVFKRHSQIDRPCLLGYIDKCSAPCVGRVSAEQHRKIVEDFCDFLSGKTDRFARELEHQMTEAAEVLDFERAARLRDDLGALRRALEKQAVVLGDGTDADVVAFADDDLEAAVQVFHVRGGRVRGQRGWVVEKSTEPDDTDGTHALLVEQFLTQFYGEQAELGSGADESANPVPREVLVPCLPPNADELGDWLSGLRGSRVVLRVPRRGDKKALAQTVQRNAQHALQQHKLRRAGDFNARSAALQAIQDTLGLAEAPLRIECVDISHVQGTDVVASLVVFEDGLPRKSDYRHYSIKEAAGDGRSDDVASIAEVTRRRFRRHVQDSQRPDEYSAEGKSRRFAYPPNLYVVDGGAPQVNAAQAVLDELGVTDVAVIGLAKRLEEVWVPGEPDPLIMPRNSEGLYLLQRVRDEAHRFAITFHRSKRSKRMTASALDSIPGLGEHRRKALVTHFGSVARLKQASVQEITAVPGIGVTTATAVLEALGVTPEPPAEAPEVQALEPADVAPVATVPAPPAADVRDDDTGQRVWG from the coding sequence GTGCCTGATCCATCGTCGTACCGGCCCGCCCCGGGGTCCATTCCCGTGGAACCCGGCGTCTACCGGTTCAGCGACATTCATGGGCGGGTCATCTACGTCGGCAAGGCCAAGAGCCTGCGCAGCCGGCTGAACTCGTATTTCGCCGACATCTCCGGCCTGCATCCGCGCACCCGTCAGATGGTCACCACCGCCGCCAAGGTGGAGTGGACGGTGGTCGGCACCGAGGTCGAGGCGCTGCAGCTCGAATACAACTGGATCAAGGAATACGATCCGCGGTTCAACGTCCGCTACCGCGACGACAAGTCCTACCCGGTGCTCGCGGTCAGTCTGGGCGAGGAATACCCGCGCCTCTACGTGTACCGCGGCCCGCGCCGCAAGGGCGTGCGTTATTTCGGGCCCTACTCGCACGCCTGGGCCATCCGCGAGACGCTCGACCTGCTCACCAGGGTGTTCCCCGCGCGCACCTGCTCAGCTGGAGTTTTCAAGCGGCACAGCCAGATCGACCGCCCCTGCCTGCTCGGCTACATCGACAAGTGCTCCGCGCCGTGTGTCGGGCGGGTCAGTGCCGAGCAGCACCGCAAGATCGTCGAAGATTTCTGCGACTTCCTCTCCGGCAAGACCGACCGGTTCGCCCGTGAACTCGAACACCAGATGACCGAGGCCGCCGAGGTGCTCGACTTCGAACGCGCGGCCCGGTTGCGTGACGACCTGGGTGCGCTGCGCCGGGCCTTGGAGAAGCAGGCCGTGGTGCTGGGCGACGGTACCGATGCCGATGTGGTCGCCTTCGCCGACGATGACCTGGAAGCGGCTGTGCAGGTCTTCCACGTCCGCGGTGGTCGCGTCCGCGGCCAGCGTGGATGGGTGGTGGAGAAGTCCACCGAACCCGATGACACCGACGGCACCCATGCCCTGCTCGTCGAGCAGTTCCTGACCCAGTTCTACGGTGAGCAGGCCGAATTGGGTAGTGGGGCAGATGAATCCGCCAACCCGGTCCCTCGGGAGGTGCTGGTGCCGTGTCTACCGCCCAATGCCGACGAACTCGGCGACTGGCTCAGCGGCCTGCGCGGGTCGCGGGTGGTGCTACGGGTGCCGCGTCGTGGTGACAAGAAAGCGCTGGCCCAGACCGTGCAGCGCAACGCCCAGCATGCGCTCCAACAGCACAAGCTCAGGCGGGCCGGTGACTTCAACGCCAGATCGGCTGCGCTGCAGGCGATTCAGGATACGTTGGGGCTGGCCGAGGCGCCGCTGCGCATCGAGTGCGTCGACATCAGCCACGTCCAGGGCACCGATGTGGTGGCCTCACTGGTGGTGTTCGAGGACGGGCTGCCGCGCAAATCCGACTACCGGCACTATTCGATCAAGGAAGCTGCCGGCGACGGCCGCTCCGATGACGTCGCCTCCATCGCCGAGGTGACCCGCCGCCGGTTCCGGCGGCACGTGCAGGACAGCCAACGGCCTGACGAGTACTCAGCGGAAGGGAAGTCGCGGCGCTTCGCCTACCCGCCCAACCTCTACGTCGTCGACGGCGGTGCACCGCAGGTCAATGCCGCGCAAGCCGTCCTCGACGAGCTCGGCGTCACCGACGTGGCCGTCATCGGCCTGGCCAAACGGCTCGAAGAGGTCTGGGTGCCCGGCGAGCCCGACCCGCTGATCATGCCGCGCAACAGTGAGGGGCTCTACCTGCTGCAGCGGGTCCGCGACGAAGCTCACCGGTTCGCGATCACGTTCCACCGCAGCAAGCGGTCCAAACGGATGACCGCCTCGGCGCTGGATTCCATCCCCGGCCTGGGGGAGCACCGGCGCAAGGCTCTGGTGACGCACTTCGGCTCGGTGGCCCGCCTCAAGCAGGCCTCGGTGCAGGAGATCACCGCTGTGCCCGGCATCGGGGTGACCACCGCGACCGCGGTGTTGGAGGCGCTCGGGGTAACGCCGGAGCCGCCCGCAGAGGCACCCGAGGTGCAGGCTCTCGAGCCGGCGGACGTGGCCCCGGTTGCCACGGTGCCGGCCCCACCGGCGGCCGATGTGCGCGATGATGACACCGGGCAACGAGTATGGGGATGA
- a CDS encoding PH domain-containing protein yields the protein MSGPAVEDKQRGSDTGWDAVIRPHLTPYFAYGAAFVIVAAHIAVGVLLKVGSSGVIFQTADQVGIALLGVVIGCLVLMFARPRLRVGAAGLSVRNLLGNKLIPWSEVVGISFPAGARWARVDLPDDEYIPLMAIQSVDKERAVVAMEQVRELLHTYQQQPGSPPDEQH from the coding sequence GTGAGCGGACCGGCCGTGGAGGACAAGCAACGGGGCAGCGACACCGGGTGGGATGCGGTGATCCGTCCGCACCTGACGCCGTACTTCGCCTATGGTGCTGCGTTCGTCATCGTCGCGGCACACATCGCGGTCGGGGTGCTGCTCAAGGTGGGCTCCAGCGGTGTGATCTTCCAGACGGCCGATCAGGTGGGCATCGCGCTGCTCGGCGTCGTCATCGGCTGCCTGGTCCTGATGTTCGCCCGTCCGCGGCTGCGGGTCGGAGCGGCTGGGCTCTCTGTTCGTAATCTGTTGGGTAACAAGCTGATTCCCTGGTCAGAGGTGGTGGGCATTTCGTTCCCCGCCGGTGCGCGCTGGGCCCGGGTGGATCTTCCCGACGACGAGTACATTCCGCTGATGGCCATTCAGTCCGTCGACAAGGAACGCGCTGTGGTGGCGATGGAGCAGGTACGGGAGCTGCTCCACACCTATCAGCAGCAGCCCGGCTCGCCCCCCGACGAACAACACTGA
- the ribH gene encoding 6,7-dimethyl-8-ribityllumazine synthase → MSGAGVPDMPDIDASGLSLAIVASTWHDTVCDALLEGALRVARKSGVSDPTVVRVLGAIEIPVVAQELARRYDAVVALGVVIRGGTPHFEYVCDAVTQGLTRVSLDASTPVANGVLTVNTEEQAIDRAGLPGSGEDKGAQAAAAALATALLLRDLRTSR, encoded by the coding sequence GTGAGTGGTGCCGGCGTCCCGGACATGCCGGACATCGACGCCTCCGGGTTGTCACTGGCGATCGTGGCCAGCACCTGGCACGACACCGTCTGCGATGCGCTGCTCGAGGGCGCGCTGCGGGTGGCACGCAAAAGCGGGGTCAGCGACCCGACGGTGGTGCGCGTTCTGGGGGCGATCGAGATCCCGGTGGTGGCGCAGGAACTCGCCCGTCGCTACGACGCCGTCGTCGCTCTCGGTGTGGTGATCCGCGGCGGCACCCCGCATTTCGAATATGTCTGTGATGCCGTCACCCAGGGGCTGACGCGGGTGTCGCTGGACGCGTCGACCCCGGTGGCCAATGGCGTGCTGACCGTCAACACCGAGGAACAGGCGATCGACCGGGCCGGCCTGCCGGGTTCCGGTGAAGACAAAGGCGCTCAAGCCGCGGCCGCCGCCCTGGCCACGGCGTTGTTGCTGCGCGACCTGCGTACCTCGCGGTGA
- a CDS encoding bifunctional 3,4-dihydroxy-2-butanone-4-phosphate synthase/GTP cyclohydrolase II: MTRLDTVERAIADIAAGKAVVVIDDEDRENEGDLIFAAEKATPELVAFMVRYTSGYLCVPLAGEVCDRLGLLPMYAVNQDKHGTAYTVTVDAKKGVGTGISASDRATTMRLLADPNSVADEFTKPGHVVPLRAKDGGVLRRPGHTEAAVDLARLAGLQPAGAICEIVSQKDEGAMAQTDELRVFADEHELALISIADLIEWRRKHEKHVERIAEARIPTRHGEFRAVGYKSVYEDVEHVALVRGEISGPNSDGHDVLVRVHSECLTGDVFGSRRCDCGPQLDAAMAMVAREGRGVVLYMRGHEGRGIGLMHKLQAYQLQDAGADTVDANLKLGLPADARDYGIGAQILVDLGIRSMRLLTNNPAKRVGLDGYGLHIIERVPLPVRANAENIRYLMTKRDRMGHDLAGLDDFSELNEDMPLPGDFGGAL; this comes from the coding sequence ATGACCAGGCTGGATACCGTCGAACGGGCGATTGCCGATATCGCGGCGGGCAAGGCAGTTGTCGTCATCGACGATGAGGACCGTGAGAACGAAGGCGACCTGATCTTCGCCGCCGAGAAGGCGACCCCGGAGCTGGTTGCGTTCATGGTCCGCTACACCTCCGGTTACCTGTGTGTGCCCTTGGCCGGCGAGGTCTGCGACCGGCTGGGGCTGCTGCCGATGTACGCGGTCAACCAGGACAAGCACGGCACCGCCTACACCGTGACGGTGGACGCGAAAAAGGGTGTCGGCACCGGAATCTCGGCCTCCGACCGGGCCACCACGATGCGGCTGCTCGCGGATCCGAACAGCGTCGCCGACGAGTTCACCAAACCCGGCCACGTGGTGCCCCTGCGTGCCAAAGACGGTGGGGTCCTGCGCCGGCCCGGCCACACCGAGGCCGCGGTCGACCTGGCGCGGCTGGCCGGCCTGCAACCCGCGGGCGCCATCTGCGAGATCGTCAGCCAGAAAGACGAAGGCGCGATGGCACAGACCGATGAGCTGCGGGTCTTCGCCGACGAGCACGAACTGGCGCTGATCTCGATCGCCGACCTGATCGAATGGCGACGTAAGCACGAAAAGCATGTCGAGCGCATCGCCGAAGCGCGCATCCCCACCCGGCACGGCGAATTCCGCGCGGTCGGATACAAGAGCGTCTACGAAGACGTCGAGCATGTCGCCCTGGTCCGCGGCGAGATCTCCGGGCCGAACAGCGACGGCCATGACGTACTGGTGCGGGTGCACTCGGAATGCCTGACCGGTGACGTATTCGGTTCCCGGCGCTGTGACTGCGGTCCGCAGTTGGACGCGGCGATGGCGATGGTGGCCCGGGAGGGCCGTGGCGTCGTCCTCTACATGCGCGGTCACGAAGGCCGCGGCATCGGGTTGATGCACAAGCTGCAGGCCTACCAGTTGCAGGACGCCGGCGCCGACACCGTCGACGCGAACCTCAAACTGGGGCTGCCCGCCGATGCGCGGGACTACGGCATCGGCGCCCAGATCCTGGTGGACCTCGGGATCCGATCGATGCGGCTGCTGACCAACAACCCGGCCAAGCGGGTCGGCCTCGACGGGTACGGCCTGCACATCATCGAGCGGGTTCCGCTGCCGGTGCGCGCCAACGCCGAGAACATCCGCTATCTGATGACCAAGCGCGACCGGATGGGCCACGATCTCGCCGGGCTGGACGACTTTTCGGAGCTCAACGAGGACATGCCGTTGCCGGGCGATTTCGGCGGGGCGCTGTGA
- a CDS encoding riboflavin synthase, translating into MFTGIVEELGEVVGKEDLTDAARFVIRGPVVTSDAGHGDSIAVNGVCLTVVEVLPGGEFSADVMAETLDRSSLARVGVGSRVNLERAAAVNSRLGGHIVQGHVDGTGSVIKRSPSEHWEVVRISLPPQLARYVVEKGSITVDGISLTVSGLGRDDTDWFEVSLIPTTRQLTTLGEAPVGTPVNLEVDVIAKYVERLMDRTGQ; encoded by the coding sequence GTGTTCACTGGAATCGTCGAAGAATTGGGCGAGGTTGTCGGCAAGGAAGATCTGACCGACGCGGCCCGGTTCGTGATCCGCGGGCCCGTCGTGACCTCCGATGCCGGTCACGGGGATTCGATCGCTGTCAACGGCGTGTGCCTGACCGTGGTCGAGGTGCTGCCCGGTGGCGAATTCAGCGCCGACGTGATGGCCGAGACGCTCGACCGGTCCAGTCTGGCCCGGGTCGGCGTCGGGTCGCGGGTGAATCTGGAGCGCGCCGCGGCCGTCAACAGCCGGCTGGGCGGCCACATCGTGCAGGGCCACGTCGACGGCACCGGTTCGGTGATCAAACGGTCCCCGTCCGAGCACTGGGAAGTGGTGCGTATCAGCCTGCCGCCGCAGCTGGCCCGTTACGTGGTGGAGAAGGGTTCGATCACCGTCGATGGAATTTCGCTCACGGTTTCCGGACTCGGCCGCGACGACACCGACTGGTTCGAGGTGTCGCTGATTCCGACAACACGCCAGCTCACCACCTTGGGTGAGGCGCCGGTGGGCACACCGGTCAACCTCGAGGTGGACGTGATCGCGAAGTACGTCGAACGTCTCATGGACCGGACAGGGCAATAA
- a CDS encoding LppX_LprAFG lipoprotein: protein MQTRRRRFRMSPATKTLAALSAAAVLVAGCSSSEPATESLPDATELLQQSSQTTKGLQSAHLEITVTGTIEGLPVKSLTGDLTNVPATAVQGNATITMAGSNVDAGLIVIDNILYASLTPDSWLDLGPAADIYDPSTILNPETGLANLLTSFTDAKSESTENINGVDTVKVAGKVSAEAVNTLIPQVKATDAVPATAWIEKDGEHNLVQAEIDPSSGNSIQMKLSDWNKPVTVTKPPV, encoded by the coding sequence ATGCAGACGCGTCGACGTAGGTTCCGCATGTCCCCTGCCACCAAAACCCTCGCCGCCCTGAGCGCCGCCGCGGTGCTGGTGGCCGGGTGCTCGTCCTCCGAACCCGCCACCGAGTCGTTGCCGGACGCCACCGAACTGTTGCAGCAGTCGAGCCAGACCACCAAGGGTCTGCAGAGCGCTCACCTGGAGATCACGGTCACCGGCACCATCGAAGGCCTGCCCGTCAAGAGCCTGACCGGAGACCTGACCAATGTGCCGGCGACCGCCGTCCAGGGCAACGCCACCATCACGATGGCGGGCTCGAACGTCGACGCCGGGCTGATCGTGATCGACAACATCCTCTACGCCTCGCTCACCCCGGACAGCTGGCTCGATCTCGGCCCGGCAGCCGACATCTACGACCCATCGACAATCCTGAATCCGGAAACCGGCCTGGCGAATCTGTTGACCAGCTTCACCGACGCCAAGTCCGAGTCGACCGAGAACATCAACGGAGTCGACACCGTCAAGGTCGCCGGCAAGGTCAGCGCCGAAGCGGTCAACACCCTGATCCCGCAGGTGAAGGCCACCGACGCCGTGCCGGCCACCGCCTGGATCGAGAAGGACGGCGAGCACAACCTGGTGCAGGCCGAGATCGACCCCAGCAGCGGCAATTCCATTCAGATGAAGCTGTCTGACTGGAACAAGCCCGTCACCGTGACCAAGCCCCCGGTGTAA